The following DNA comes from Candidatus Aegiribacteria sp..
TCCCTCTCCATCTCCTCCATATCGAAAAGAGGTGAGGTTATGGCATCGTACATGAACTCGAGCCCCTCCTGGAAATTCTCACTTCCAAGTGTGATGAAATACTGCACCTTCTCGGTTGCGGTGGTCCCGTTCCGGATTATTCCAAGTTGTCCAATTCGCTGGTTATAGGTTGTCTGATCGGGTAGAGCTTCATTTCCCTTGAAGAACATATGCTCGTAAAAATGCGCCAGTCCGTTTGTCTCGGGAGTCTCGCATGTTGCTCCCGTCTTCACCGCAATGCAGATTGTTACAACCGGTGATATATCATCAGGACTGACGATTACCGTTAAGCCGTTATCAAGCTGCCTTGTTTCAAAATCGGCTGCAGAAGCAACAAAAATCAGTGGGATAAACAGTAAAATGAAGGCCTTCACAGGAACCCCCTTCAGTAGTAATACCTGAATGAAATGCTATCATAATCATCACTTAATCTACTGAATCTAATAAGATTCTCTTAAAGTATGCCAAATCCCGGGCTGGAGCTTTTCAAAATGTATACGAATAACACATAATACATACATGGAAAAAATATTTGATGTGGCCGGAATTATTGATAACGGAAAGTTTGTCCCTGGCGGGTTTTCAATCGAACTGGAGAACGGTTCAATAGATTCCATCTCCAGGAGGAATGCCACGGGAAGGTGGAAGAACTGTATTGCGATGCCCGGTCTGATACAGTCGCATATCCACCTGGGTCAAACACTTTTTCGAGGTATGGCCGAAGGCAGAACTCTTCTACCCTGGCTTGAAAATAGAATCTGGCCCTTTGAGGCATCCCATACGCCTGATACACTTGCTGTATCTGTAATCAGATCTCTGAGGGAGTTGTTCTCCTCGGGATGTACCGGGCTGCTTGATATGGGTGTACTCAGAAATTCGGAAGTGACAATTGATCTTCTAAGGAGATCAGGGGTGAGGGCTCTTGCCGGGAATGCCCTTATGGACCTGGGGCCCGACTGGATTACAGAGGATCTGTCATGGTTGAAGGAGGAGACACGAAGGGTCAGGGATTCCTGCGGCGGTCTTGTAGCTTATGCGTACGCACCCAGATTCGCTCTTTCATGTTCGGACAGCGTCTGGGAATGGCTTAAGGATGTTCCCCCTGGCATCAAGAGAACAACACATGCCTCCGAATCGCCGGATGAAATCCAACATCCAGCCATTAGTGAGAGCGGTGGCAATATACGTTTTCTGGAAAGGCGGGGTTTCACCGGCCCGGATACTTTGCTTGCCCACTGCATACATCTGCAGGAGGGAGAAATGGAAATACTACAGAAATCCGGAACAACAGCAGTGCATTGTCCCTGGACCAATCTCAGGCTTGGAAGCGGTATAGCAGACATTCCTGCCATGGATTCCTCCGGGATAAGAATAACTGTTGCAAGTGACGGTGCTCCCTGTAACAACCGGCTTGACCTGGCAGGAGATTTGCGTCTTGCGATGGGTCTTGCCTCGGTTAAAAAATCGCCATCCGCTATAGGTTCGGAATTCTGGCTCAACTGTATCACAAAATCAGCTGCCCGGGCACTTGGGTGGAAAAGCACAGGAAGACTTGCGGCTGGTTTTACAGCGGATATCTCTCTTATCAAACCTTCCGACGAAGAGTGGGAAGAGCTGGCTCTTGCAGAAGATCCGGGAAGATACATCCTTGAACTCATATGGCCCGAAAAAGTCGTACTGACGATGGTAGCAGGCCGGACGGTTTATCTGGATGGTGAATTTCCAACATTACCTCAGCTTCCAATGAAAGTGAATGAGGCGAGAAAACAGGTTTTTAACAGAGCCGGCAGAATTCCCGGAAATCCCCTTTCCCGGTGACAGCACCAGAAGAAAGCACTCTCATTGAAGTTGTCTTCAATAGACCTCTATGGCAGTCGTTTACCTACTCTCTTCCACCAAAACTGGCAGGCGGAAAACTGGAAGGATGCCGGGTTGCGGTACCATTCGGGACAGGCAGCCTTATAGGTTACGTTTGGAGAGATAGTACTGCTGATCAGGATAACGAGCTTGAAGTAAAGAAAGTTCTTGACAGGCTTGATGCCAATCCGCTTCTTCCACCGTCTGTCCTGAAATTAGTGCGATGGGCAACTGATTACTACCAGGCCCCTCCCGGAATGATGATGGCGGCCGCGCATCCCCCCGGAATCTCTGGAAGGGCTGAAAGAGTGGTGGCCCTTACAGGAGAGATAGATCCAACCCATCCCTTCAGCAGTTTCCTTCCATCCTTCAGGAACATTTCAGTTAAACTTCTGAAGGATAACCTAAGCAACGATTATCCACTTGAAAAAGAACTCGCGGATCTTGAGAACAGGGGAGTTCTCAGAACAATGTGGAAATCCGTTTCAGGCCCTAAAGCTGTCATGGAAAGAATTGTAGAACCTCTCCTCGAAGATGGTTTGCTGGTAAGAAGAGCTGAAGCTTTGAAAGCAAAATCTCCCCGCCAGGCTGAAATTCTTCTTCACCTGGCAACATCAGAAGAGCCAGTCCCGCGCAGACAACTATTGAGAACAACAGGAGCATCTGCGTCGTCTCTGAAGTGCCTCAGAAAGAAAGGGCTTATAAAAGAATCCTACCGTCGAAGATACAGGGAATCTCTTATCAGAACCGATATCGAAGAAGATAAAGAAATTCCTGTACTTTCAAACGCTCAGGAGTGCAGCTTGAAAGCGGTTATAGGAAATCTGGGGCATGCGAGAGTGTTCCTCATCCATGGTGTTACGGGAAGCGGAAAAACGGAAGTTTACCTCAGGGCAATATCCGAAGTGATTTCTAAAAATCGAACAGCACTTGTACTTGTACCGGAAATTTCCCTAACTCCTCTGACGGTTTCTCGTTTTGAAAGAAGATTTCCTGGGCTTGTGACAGTGCTGCATAGTGGAATGACCGCCGGAGAAAGACTTGACAGCTGGAACCTGGCGAAACTCGGAGAAAGAAAAATCGTAATTGGTCCCAGAAGTGCTGTTTTCGCGCCACTTCCCGACCTTGGAGTAATCGTTGTGGATGAAGAACATGACAGCAGCTACAAACAGAACGAGCTACCAAGGTACAATTCAAGAGATGTTGCCGTCATGCGGGGAACAATGGAAGATATTCCTGTTATTCTGGGTTCCGCCAGTCCTTCCATGGAATCGTACGGAAACGCGGTCAATGGGAGATACAGTCTTCTTGAACTTGACAGCAGAATCGATGGGATTCCAATGCCTTCAACTATCCTTGTTGATGAAGGAAACCTGCGTAATCCTCTTCTCTCCGATGAGCTGCTCAGCGGCATCGGACGGAGAACCGCAAAGGGTGAACAGTGCATCGTCCTTATAAACCGAAGAGGGTTTTCTCCAACTCAGATGTGCAGAAACTGCGGGCACCGTGAGGAATGCCCCAACTGCGGGGTAACACTGACATACCACCGAAAGGGACAGGTTCTCAGATGTCATTACTGCAATTACTGGAAAGCCGCAATGGTCAGATGCCCTGAATGCGGGTTCAATGAATTTGCGCATATGGGACCTGGAATACAAAAGGTCGAAGAATCCCTGAGTAAACTGTTGCCTGAAACAAGAGTCATAAGGATGGATGCGGACACAACAAGGGGCAAGGATGCGCATTGGAATATTCTGAGCGCATTCGCGAAAGGCGAGGGAGATGTGCTTCTAGGCACACAGATGGTCGCCAAGGGACATGATTTTCCTGCTGTAACGCTCGTTGGGATTATTTCAGCTGATATGGGTCTGGCTTTCCCGGATTTCAGAGCTGCTGAAAGAACTTTTCAGCTGATTCTGCAAGTTGCAGGCAGGGCAGGCAGGGGGGAAATCCCTGGAGAGGTAATAATCCAGACTCGTGACAAGACGAGCAGCATCATAAAAGCTGCAGCAAGTCATGA
Coding sequences within:
- the priA gene encoding primosomal protein N' produces the protein MTAPEESTLIEVVFNRPLWQSFTYSLPPKLAGGKLEGCRVAVPFGTGSLIGYVWRDSTADQDNELEVKKVLDRLDANPLLPPSVLKLVRWATDYYQAPPGMMMAAAHPPGISGRAERVVALTGEIDPTHPFSSFLPSFRNISVKLLKDNLSNDYPLEKELADLENRGVLRTMWKSVSGPKAVMERIVEPLLEDGLLVRRAEALKAKSPRQAEILLHLATSEEPVPRRQLLRTTGASASSLKCLRKKGLIKESYRRRYRESLIRTDIEEDKEIPVLSNAQECSLKAVIGNLGHARVFLIHGVTGSGKTEVYLRAISEVISKNRTALVLVPEISLTPLTVSRFERRFPGLVTVLHSGMTAGERLDSWNLAKLGERKIVIGPRSAVFAPLPDLGVIVVDEEHDSSYKQNELPRYNSRDVAVMRGTMEDIPVILGSASPSMESYGNAVNGRYSLLELDSRIDGIPMPSTILVDEGNLRNPLLSDELLSGIGRRTAKGEQCIVLINRRGFSPTQMCRNCGHREECPNCGVTLTYHRKGQVLRCHYCNYWKAAMVRCPECGFNEFAHMGPGIQKVEESLSKLLPETRVIRMDADTTRGKDAHWNILSAFAKGEGDVLLGTQMVAKGHDFPAVTLVGIISADMGLAFPDFRAAERTFQLILQVAGRAGRGEIPGEVIIQTRDKTSSIIKAAASHDFACFWRSESRVRKAFGYPPYGYIVRFVWSGLDNSRVREAAKACARGKTCISDPLEAAFPRINKKWRWSAIAKSPCRKTLARISREIRNQFDSISHKGVRLEIDVDPYNLL
- a CDS encoding amidohydrolase family protein, producing MEKIFDVAGIIDNGKFVPGGFSIELENGSIDSISRRNATGRWKNCIAMPGLIQSHIHLGQTLFRGMAEGRTLLPWLENRIWPFEASHTPDTLAVSVIRSLRELFSSGCTGLLDMGVLRNSEVTIDLLRRSGVRALAGNALMDLGPDWITEDLSWLKEETRRVRDSCGGLVAYAYAPRFALSCSDSVWEWLKDVPPGIKRTTHASESPDEIQHPAISESGGNIRFLERRGFTGPDTLLAHCIHLQEGEMEILQKSGTTAVHCPWTNLRLGSGIADIPAMDSSGIRITVASDGAPCNNRLDLAGDLRLAMGLASVKKSPSAIGSEFWLNCITKSAARALGWKSTGRLAAGFTADISLIKPSDEEWEELALAEDPGRYILELIWPEKVVLTMVAGRTVYLDGEFPTLPQLPMKVNEARKQVFNRAGRIPGNPLSR